The DNA region TTTGACACCTTACCTCAGGTTGCGACCAAAAGTGCTGTCATGATTGAAAGACTTGGCATAAGACCGGAGTACCTCAACAGAGACCAAGGAGGGGGTTCACATCGGCCAAAGAGCATGTTAGATGGTAGCAGAAAGCATCTTGGCCAAGATCAAGCTTCAGTGTTATCTCAGAAAGTGGTAGCACGCATGTTGACTACTTTGGGTTTTGAAGGTGCATCCGAAGTCCCAATGGAAATCTTAGCTCAATTACTTACTGGTCATCTGTGTAAACTTGGTCGAATTTTGAGAGTCCTTGCGGATAGCTATAAAAAGCAGTGTTCAGCTGTCGAATTGATTAAAATGTTCCTACAGATATCTAATAACAGGTAAGATCCTTTCCACACACAGGTTGTGGCATTTGGAGCATTAATCTTGCAAACATGTTGTTTATTTGTCATGGTCTCCACCTGGTTAGATTCACCTTCGCATAATCCAACATTTTGTCATTGAACATTGAGAGTTTGATTACAAAAATTTATCTAAGTTTTAGGTCTTTCTAGTATATTTTGGTAGAGATCCTGCTGTGAGGATCAATGTGGTCAGGATCTTTATAATATTCCATTACAGCTTGTTGATTCCCTGAAAGAAGTTTCTCCCTGAAGTTGTTCAAATGTTCATCATTGTGAGGAAGTAACTTTGCTCAATTGCAATAGCCCTTGAATTTAGGTGTCCGGAACATGTAGACCCTctgtttaaattttttttgttgattcATTTGCTGTAATTTTTGGATCCTCTAATAATGTGTTGATTTCTATTAGCAGCAACCTTGGGGCGTTAGCTGAACTTGTCAAGGAAGGCTCAAGGAACTTTGCCCAGCCAAGCCACCAGCAAATGCACGATATACAGGCACAATTGCAGGCACAGGCACAGACACAGCACCCAAACCCCCTTCGATTACCTCAGCAAGTAAGCATTTATTGCTTCTGTTCTGTTGGTCTTTCTAAATTTCTTCTAGCATTATCTGTGGCCCTTTTTTGCTGAAGATCAGTTGCAGTTAGCATTGGTATGCCTAGTAATTTAACAGGATCCTTTTTTCCCCTGTTTGATTCGGAAGATCCCTAGACAATTTCATTCGCAAGTGCAGCAGATGCTCAGCTCCCATAACATGGCTTTCCAGCAACAGCAGCTAGAGATGCTTCGGCGGCGCCAGCAACAGCAGCAGGTTTCAGCTTCACGAACGGCCATGGACACGGACAAGATGAGGCCCATGGTCCAAGTGAAGGTTGAGAACCCACCTGATCTGCCAACGGACAGCAATAATGCCTTCAATCCTGTGAACTTCAGACAACATCCTCAGATGCAGTTCCGACAGCAGCAGATTGCTGCCATGGCAAATATGCACACACAACAACCTAGCAATCAGTTTAGACAAGTGGGCTCTCCTCAGATCCCTCAAATGCCTGCACAGTAAGGATCGAGAAATGGATGGCATGTCTTTATTTTTGCTTACTGCGGGGTTTAGATGAGACTGATACTTAGACATGTACTGTTATTCTTGTCCAGGAGCATGGGTCTGGTCCGAGCTCCCCCAGTGAAAGTGGAGGGCTTTCAGGAGTTGATGGGTGGGGATTCGGCCTTAAAACACGACTCTGACGAAAGCAAGCTCACTTCTCCAGGCAAATAGCTGTACGCGTATGTTGCCTCTCCGATATCTAAAAAATCTGTGCAACTATATATTAGTCTCTCCTTTCACTGTACATAGTTTGTGCCATCCGATGTGATCAGGTGGTTGATCTAAATGGTGCCTTTTTTTAAATCTGACTTGGAGTAATCATTAATGTTTGGTAGATGTATTCTGTTTTACTTGGCTGTGATAACTGCTGGCGCCGAAGCCTCAGAATTTGTCGCTGCGGAGAGACAAAACCAATGTATATTATGATGAAGTTTGTTGTATAGTTGGAAGCAAGTTTTGCCTGAATGACGTATCGGGTGATCCTCTTTAATAAGCTGGATTCCACATTTGTGCAGCTTCAGTTGTTTTGAGTCGAATCGTTTACTCATCAATCACTCTTCCTCATGTGTTTAAAGGAGAGATCTTGTTGCCAGTCCTCGTAATCACATCTAACTGAAATAGTATTAAACTTAAGTAATACATATTGCTCGACAGTCATAGATTCATCCTAATGGCACTAggggaccaaaaaaaaaaaaacgtcgTCGAGCTTATGTGTCGGTATTTTTCTAGGTGTGTCTGGTCCATTAAACATGGTACGATCCTATCAATTGTCAAATTAATCATTAAAATGGAGTGATTTACATCACAATAATTTGATATTTGCATAAAATAATCATgatatctctctctctaactctccttctctctcaaacTCTCTCGAAGCCAAAGGCCACGGTCGGAAGTCCTTGTTGCTACCGGCATGTCCAGTTCCAGTTGGAGGCGCATCTGGCCCTTCCCTCCCTTCAAACCCTTTCTCTTCCCCCTTATCTCTCTCGCCTATTGGATTGACGGAGGCCTGTCGTCGACACTGCCTCCTCCCTTCTAATGGTCTGCAGAGCCGTCGATCCTTTACCTTCTCCGCATTGATCTAGCAGCAATGAACAACACCGATTCTAACCAATCGAGCATCGATCGGGCTTCTTCCACCCGCCTATCAGTCAGAGTACTTGGATCTAGGGAGATTGACGCCAATCTACCTTGATCTGTTTGTCTGAGCAAACCCCCGACATTTGAATGACATCTTCCCATGGATTTGGGTCGGTTAATCTCCACCGGTCGGGTTAGAGGGGGCACGGTCAGGTTGCAATGGAAATGGTGATGATGGTGCCCCAATGGTCGTTAGggccctcctcctcctctcgaTCACCATTGGGCATTTATGGTGGTGGCTTCCCCTACCCGTCGGGCAATCGCACCCGACCCCTCTCTAGTGACTCAGACCTTGAATGTAAGATGATGTGGTGGCTCCCCATTTTCTTCAGCAATATTGGCATGTTGCAGCGCACCCCACGCGACTAGAAATGATGGCGGCTCAATAGAGATGACTTCCTACATCTACCCTCTATTCGAATCACTTTGCTCCTCCCCTTCAATGCCGGTTCTTATCTGCAGCTTCTCGCTGTCCCTGTGACAACATCCACGCCTTTCACACCAAAGGATTACAACATTGGCCTGAATAATCCTACCATCCGCTTACAAAAAATCAACCTTTTGTGGCGTTGCCTTTATGACAGGTCTTAACTACCCGAAAATAGTCGTTGATTTGAATCAATCAAAATAGCCTAGCTTGTTGATTTGATTGTCTAGATAGATAATCGTTGGTGTGAATCGATCATGAAGTTAGGCTTTTTTGATAATCGATCATGAAGTTAGGCTTTTCTGATTTGATTGTTTAGGGATTAGGCTGTTTAGGACTTGGTTGATTGATTAAATCTAGAAGTTGTAAACTGTGAAAGGTTCATGCGCAGAGTACCGGTTCAAGACCCCTTTTGActttaatcttttattttttcacaatagTTGTTTTATATGGATTGCACTTGACACCACTTCTCGGCATTGACTGAGTCCGTGCATAATTTAGTTATAAGAGGTTGGGATTAGACGTATAGTATCGGGAAGGTTTTCTGTAATTGTATTTGATTTCATTGGATTTGCCCTCGTCACTTTTTTCCTTTGCAGAGATATTTGTGGATATGCTATATTGTTCTTGTGCTTGTAATATATTTCTTGAATATTTTACCTTATACTCATTTTTGTTATATCAATGGACAATCGTTGATTGctgaactaaaaaaaaaaaaaacttagtcTTTGCTTGAAGGAATTGTCTCCCTCAAATAGAATCAGATCACTGCAATATTACCCCCCACTCTAGCGACAAGGCTGCTTTTGTATTTCGGTGTCCTCTTGCACACTGGATTGGCAGAGGTTGGATTGGTTGCCAACCTAGTGTCTTTCTCTATTCTGTCGGATTGGTCGACAGTCTTCCCCGGCCTTGCCGAATTGATTGGCAGCCAGGTGTCTTCTCCGGCCTACTAAACTGGTCAGACAGTCCTCTTTGGCCTAGGCTCTGTGGGAACAGTTCTGTCAAGGTTCTCGATGCCTGATTACAGCTCAAGACCCCCTGCTTTGCTTTGATGTCGATTCAAAACATCAGCATTAAAGTATTGAGTTTTACATGGAATTATGGCTTGAGAACCCTCCCCTAGTTCTATCGGAATCCATTTGTGACGGTAGAGGGTTTTAACCGGAACTTTGAAGTGTTGCTACATTGTATCTGTCATTATACTGTTTGGTGTTtcactttaaaattttcctaTGTACTATGCCAAGGGGGATCAAATTATTCTAATATTGTAATCTTCGATTTCTTGAGCATTTTATCATTTACTCTTTTCGTGTTATGAATGAATCCTTAATGGTGCgattggattcagagttaaagtaattttgattttgattgtggaaaaggacaaatgagatgtgataataaatttgacttgagaaacgtgtatttttgttatgtagtgtgttgagttaaagttaaagttaaagttaaaatcaattgtTTGGGAATCCAAATAGGGCAGATTCACGAGCAAAAAAAAGTTGGTCCCACGACCCTCTCTATCGGGTATTCATAAACTGTTGTTACCAAGTTTAGAATGCTCTCGAATCCTCAGTGATTCTTCGATTGACAATGAACAACGAGTCAGATCAATAATATCATGTCTATAACATTATTATGTTATGTTTGGTTCGCTGGAAAGCAATTAGGAAAGAACAAGTGAAAGTTATTAGTAGATTGAATTgaaatttctaataaaattgTGTTTGTTTGCTTGGTGGAAAcacaaataagaaaaatatgtatttcatTGATCGGAATGAATAGAAAATGCAATTAaacagaaaattaaaagatgaaATACCACTCCATAAAAtactaattataataatatgaaataCATAAATATGCGCAATTACGATACTTGTGTTTGATTGTGAGATAtcattgaaaaataagaatcTCTATTatcattgaaaaataaagtCCCATCGTCCATTTTCGCATCttactaaataaaaatggtGATGTCGTTTCTCCTTTGATCAACACTTACGAATTTTGGGGAATACAATGAGAATCCAATAATAATGGTTTTCCTCGTCCCAACAGGTATATTTTTCGTTTTGGCTATGTGGCTctttgtgtgtgtgtttatttatttaatgtaaaagAGATTTATGAATCTAACTAAAGGAGAAGAATTTTAGTGAGAATCGAACttaaaaatacttaatttattgataaaaTCTCTATGTgacttattaatttttttcaatcgtAAAGGAGATCTATATagttaatataataaaataaaaatcctcaaaaataataaaaaggcaCGGATAATCCTATCACAAGAACGCGCTTCACcgtattatatttttttctctctaccCTAATTTGACTTCGCGAAAAATGGCAGATGcgcaaaataaattaagtgaGAGGCCCTACAAAGTAAATTCCGCTTGACCGATTTTTATCAAATAGATTTCCCGTACTTATTTTCACCATCTCTTTTTAATATGCCAATGAACCTTAGAGAAGTGCAATAAAGGTTGAACAATAAAAGAAACATATGCATATTAATCATGTGCACCTTCTACTTCTACGATCTGCTAACTCGGAATATGATATGATCTTAGGGTAGCCGATAAAGCTTTCAATGCCTACTGACAATTAGTAAGACCAGTTAAAAGGATAAAACAACTGAATCAATGATATGCTTAGCATTTTATTCAATTCATATGCTTATGATTTTCAATAACTCAATGGATAATTAGCATATTCTTAGTGTTAATGTACTTATTTACTTAGATAATCGACATTGTGTAATACTCAATATcccgatgaccttgttgtcgGTACAACATCTGTCAAATTTTCTTAACTCGAGCACACATTACATCatccaaaagaaattaaaagaaaaggttgATCATAACCCGATAATTAGGTTTACGCACCCTATCAGGTGCACCTCTTAGGTCTATTTGCTGTTAGATAATTCAGTAAATTTTCTACGTATTGATCTTGAAGTTGTGCATCCACGAATACCCCTTTCATCTCCTTCGCCTTCTCCCTGTAGATCCTTCCCTCTTCCTTCACCATCACCAGCCTGAGCGACTCGGCCACCGACTCCCCCGTGAACGATCCGTCCCAGTCGCTCCTCGGGATCGTGTAACCGATTTCTTCTCCTCCAAAAGCCGAGCGTTCACCCCTTGATCCGCCAAGAACGTGAGCAGTATAAGGGCCCTCTCCAAGCTCAGTGCCTCCACCACTGAGGTCCAACCGGAGTGAGTCAAGAACCCGCCGACCGAGTCGTGGGCGAGTATCCGGAGTTGAGGCACCCAACTCGTACAAACCACCCCCCTCCCCTTCACACTCTCCTCGAACCCATCCGGCAGTTCGATCTTATCCTTATCCGATGAACCTCGCCGTGTCTTGAGGACCCAGAAGAACGGCATCCCGGACTGCTCCAGTCCGAGGGCGATCTCGGTGAGCTCGAGCTGGCTCGGTTTCGCCTCGCTCCCGAAAGCCACGTAAACGACGGagcctctcttttgcaggtCCAGCCAGTCCTTTATCCATTGCCATGTGCCAGTCTCCTCCTCTCCGAGGTAATCCATCGGGGGGAGCTGACCGACCGGGAAGACCGGTTTCTGGTGGATCTCCTCGAGTAGCTTGAGCCACTCCGGCTCGACCTCGCAGCTGCTCCTCACGGCTAGAATGTCAGCGCTCTCCAGACCAGTCCCAAACCGATAGAAGTCGGACACTCCCGACGCATTAGCCTCAAGGACGTCGAAAATCCTCTTGATCTCAAAGTACCGAAATGCCACGTTTGTCCGGAATGGGACCCAAGATGGAGCCACCGTGAAGTCCTCGGGTGTTTTCCGGTAGTCTCCTCCCATTATTGCCCATGTAGGGCCAACGAAGCCCAAGAAAGCCGCTATGAAAATGCTAAACGAGGCCGTCTTGATGCCCTGCTCTCTAGCTATCCGGCCTACCCAGAAAGGGGCGAAGTCGTAGAGAATCCAATCCGGGCACGAAGACTCGAGGAACCGGGCTACGGGGTCGCAGAGCCGGTCGTATGCCTTCTTCAGGTACTGGACTTCATCATATGGCAGGTCACTGGTGGCCTCGGCATCCTCGGGCAGGTCATTTGTGGCCGGCAACGGGAACTTCACATAGTCAATTAGGTTCTCCAGTTCTGGAGGGAGCTTAGGGAGACGGTCGATGTTCCGAGGGGTTGAAAGGAAGGAAACACGGTGACCCTTCTGGGAGATGAGCTTGGCAAGCTCCATGTACGGGATCATATGGCCAAAGGCTAGCCATGGGAACATTACTATGTGGACCTTTTCGCACTCACCGTCGGCCATAGTTCTTCTGATGAGACAGGCGTTTTGCTCAAAGATGTGTCTCTGTATATATTGAGAGACAAATGGGGAGACTAAAGGTGAACTTAGATGGCTTTTCAATTAGTAATCTATAGCAATAATTTATTGGATGAGTGATAAAGCAGTATAATTGAAGTTAAGAAACGAAACCACATTATAATTGAAGTTCACACCCACCACCCTACCCCGCCCCCCGCCGGATACGTACATAGTGTCACGTGTTGGATAGGCAgatgaattaattatatgtgCAGGATGCATTTTATGTACCTGGTTCTCTTCTTATGGTGATCATGTTTATGGTGAGTTACATCTTCCAATTTCTGTAATCATAGTAATCGAGAAAAAAGTATTACTATGATGGGGTCTGATGATATCATATAATTGTGCCAATGTAGTATATAGCGTCACAAAGAGCTAAGGGTCTCAACCAAATCCATAGAACTTCCCGATGATTatgggcctgtttggtttcccaatattattttagaatcacaattctaacttaactctacccactacaaaacaaaataactcatacaaagtcaaagagtggaccccatttataccacttttttccacaacaaaacaacataactcatacaaagtcaaagggtggaccccatttataccactcaaaatcaaaatcaaaatctgattttaaaatcctactatgaaaccaaacgcaacctatgTGTCTAATTAGCACATCAATTATTATTggatttattgttttctttaTGGTTAAcagattaaaaaataaattcactGAAGGTGGCTAGAGCAACGCTGACACCTGAGTGAGATTAGTACGTTAGTGAAATGTTGTTCATAGGATCGGCCGTAAGGAATGTGTACAACTGTGGTTCATACCAAATGCTGTTGTGCAGCATACCACAaggttttttttaatgcaCTCGGATTTCGGGCCCATATTTCACGCTAAAAAAGAGTACGTCAAGAAATGGACTTGTCCCACAAAAACTCATGTGTATTATTGTATATATGGAAAACTTCGGTTTCCAAGTGGCCCCAAGCTGAAGATGCATAAAGCTTTATGTCTTTTCATACCATAACTGATTCCATCAATGTTTGTGTGCAAGAATGCGATTTGATTCGCACCAAGTAGACTGTTTCATTGGAATATCACTTCTATTTAGAACCGTATGAATATAGCCTTTTTTTTACGAATAGATGAAAAATTTAAGGCTTTCATTGTAACAGGAAGAAACAATACTATAGACTCtcattaaaagataaaatatatgaaatgcTGCTATGATTAGGCAAAAGATATAATGCAGCTATCTATGCATGTTCACAActcaaatatgaaaatatctGAGTCTAGGATTGACATATAAATATCATCatctatgaaaataattaGAGGTATTGATATCAAAGTTAGTTTTAAAACAATATTGACCGTGTAAAAAATGGTAAAATACCAATTGATCGAATCCATAACTTCCTAGTTTCATGTATGAGAGTTGACAGTGCAGAAGTACCTAGATCCGTGTCCTCAACTCTACTCTAATTGGAATTATGTGTGTGTCTCCTATTGCTTCCCCACAGTCATCTTTCTTATGTCTTCAATCAAGCTGTCGAGATTAACCCAGGAGGACCCACCTTCTATCACGGCTTCCCTGGCTAACCTAACCTTCTCTGCAGCTGAACTTTGCAACTCATCCCTCTTGTCCACCATCAGATCGTTGATCATCCGCTCGACTATGGTCCGATCGCACATGTCCTTCATGTCCAAACCGACCCCGAGGAACTCGCTCACGAACCTACTATTGGGATGCTGGTCCGCAAAATATGGCCAGCACAGCATCGGGACCCCGGCTGTTATGCTCTCCATCGTCGAGTTCCACCCGCTATGCGTTAGGAACCCTCCGATTGCTGGGTGGGCCAGGACCTCCTCTTGCGGAGCCCAGTCGACAATGCATCCCCTGTCCATAGTAATCGTTGATGCCTTTAGCTCCGCGACAATCTCATCTGGTTGAAAAATGAATTAGTACATTGAATTTTATGCGTAGTAAAGCTATCATGGTACCGCGGTTAAGGAAAAGATCTCACTCTGACTCTTAACGGAACCCGGCCACCCAAAGGAACCGACTTTTGCTATTAAGGAGGCCGTGCCAACATTCCATTAGCTCTTCCCCTTTCAAGACTGCTATGCTTCCGAAGCTCACGTAGACAACCGATCTCGGGGGCTGCTTGTCGAGCCACTCGAGGCAGCTCCGATCCTCTTCCAAGAGGCTGTTTAAGAAGTAACGTGATGCGGCCTTTGTGGCCAAGAGCCGGGACCTGAGGTGTGCGTTGAGGGGACCCACTGTGTAAATATTATGGCAATGGGCTTGAATGTGACCCAGGATTGGACCTTCTAAGGCATCAAAGGTGTTAATTATGAGACCTCGAGCCTTGGGGGCATCTCGGATCTGGGTCGTGCCAAAGTCTAGGAGCGAGTCAAATGGGTTAGCGACTCGCCACAGCGGAGGCAGGTCTCTGCACCTAAGGCGACCTTCCATTCCCGGAATTGTTGTTATGGTCCTGTTCAATTCTTCATTTCCTTACACAACGAAAAGCTTGAAATCAATCTACTCGTAATATTCAGTATTAGTATTGCATATAACGCCGCCTCCCTAATTCAGTGGCATTAACGGCACGTTGTGGAATTAGTCTTTAGTTGATAAAATGAGGATACTAACAGtgcatttggtttcatagttaaagtaactttgattttgattgtggaaaatgacaaatgagatgaaattataaatttgactttgGAAATGCGTGTTTTTATTGtttagtgtgttgagttaaaagttaaagttaaaatttttgtgattttaactggaAAAATAAACGGCCCTTGGTGTTCTTActcttaaaaaaagaaaagaaaagagacataccataattacatatatataccatTACCTCGGATGGGAAGCTCCCCTGCTTCTATGAGCCGGGGGATGCAGAAATAGGTCCAGAATGCACAAGCGCCGATCGCATGGAACATGACCACTGGAGTTCCGGTCTCTTCCCCGGCATTGATCAAGAAGTTCAAGAACCCGTCTGCTATGATGCATGTCCCCGGTACCGTCACCTCTCGTACGACATCCCTCGCAGTCAGTTTCAAGTACTCAAACATCTTTAATAGCTGCTCTTCAGTCCGGGGAAGTTCCAGCGGGAGGCCATCAGAGATCGTCTTGAAGCGGAAGGTGGGGTGGCTGGCGAAGCGGGAAGCAACATCGGAGCACTGGAGGAGGCGATGGTGGTTGTGCTCGGTGTTGACGAAGGTGGCCCTGATTTCGAGGTCGCTGGGGAGGCTGAGGATCATTAGCTCGGCGAGCTTCAGCATGGAGTTGACATGTCCCTGGGCAGGGAAGGGGAAGAAGACCACGTGCGGCGGTGGCAGGGGCGACGACATAGCAGGCGTCAATATGATTATGATAAAGACTGTGCATCTCTTATATGTCATATGTTTTGTTAGCAAGTTTCCATTCTTATCTGCTGCAACGGACGGACAAAAGGAGCCAAGCCAACAATTGTATTCAGGGATGAAGCCAAGAATTTCTACCGGTTAGGTAACTcgtaaaaaaatacaataagCATTCCGATATTTGTATTATATACTCGTAAGTTCCATAAGGGGTATAGAGTATAATCCGATCCGTTACAATATATGTCTCATTTTCAGTGCTTGGAGCCTGGTAGTCGTGGATTACTTGTTGCGATCGGATATCAAGGAATACCGAAGCATAATGCATGACTCTGGATATATAATGTGATTACTAGCATAATGACCTCGAATCGTATCATCGCATCAAGTTCAACTTCCAAACATCAGGTGATGTGGAGGTGTGCCGCAAGTCGTAGTTAGAATCTGATTTACACTAATTTAACTTCGAGCAATTTCCAAACCggaaattctaataataggAGAATGAAATGGAGAAAGATCATCTAATTCCTCGCAACTGAAAGAGGAAACATGGCCTCATAAGAACTGAAAATGGCAAGCTCTGCTAAAACATAAACACGCACCAACCACTCCTTGGACCGAATCAGATAACTGTTCGGTACATCGCGGCGGCAATGTAAGCAACaaggagaaaattttaaatggtcCTTCCTCACAATAATGTGGTGAGGAAGAACATATaagattattttaattaaaaatattcatcataattaatcgagtgattaGCACACATTATTCTgtttattacaatttaattgGTACTTTCTCACGTCACGTGACGAGATAGGATCACCGA from Punica granatum isolate Tunisia-2019 chromosome 3, ASM765513v2, whole genome shotgun sequence includes:
- the LOC116201077 gene encoding uncharacterized protein LOC116201077; protein product: MALLGDDGGGYELARKLENLGVWRAWLGDSSYSVFIHCLSSPAAWEDFMRPDGSKSRAQIHLQLRVRALLFDKASASLFLRLPPVPSSVAISKLNPSYLQLHGDDVYFTLDTALPDGAQQRDSTASSKMQSKSSFGVGSRELEDASHRFRNEDLPETWYHQFMEKYGASRSYKSSVGSPETNQRTPDEMSAYLKVAEKHKRKRTVFKDDQYKGTGNPMTMVNPVADSTSSTDDDPYFLPEVTFTWNSVPDSALPTSYRVEEKQKVDFVGIFDTLPQVATKSAVMIERLGIRPEYLNRDQGGGSHRPKSMLDGSRKHLGQDQASVLSQKVVARMLTTLGFEGASEVPMEILAQLLTGHLCKLGRILRVLADSYKKQCSAVELIKMFLQISNNSNLGALAELVKEGSRNFAQPSHQQMHDIQAQLQAQAQTQHPNPLRLPQQIPRQFHSQVQQMLSSHNMAFQQQQLEMLRRRQQQQQVSASRTAMDTDKMRPMVQVKVENPPDLPTDSNNAFNPVNFRQHPQMQFRQQQIAAMANMHTQQPSNQFRQVGSPQIPQMPAQSMGLVRAPPVKVEGFQELMGGDSALKHDSDESKLTSPGK
- the LOC116199331 gene encoding LOW QUALITY PROTEIN: UDP-glycosyltransferase 91A1-like (The sequence of the model RefSeq protein was modified relative to this genomic sequence to represent the inferred CDS: inserted 1 base in 1 codon); this encodes MADGECEKVHIVMFPWLAFGHMIPYMELAKLISQKGHRVSFLSTPRNIDRLPKLPPELENLIDYVKFPLPATNDLPEDAEATSDLPYDEVQYLKKAYDRLCDPVARFLESSCPDWILYDFAPFWVGRIAREQGIKTASFSIFIAAFLGFVGPTWAIMGGDYRKTPEDFTVAPSWVPFRTNVAFRYFEIKRIFDVLEANASGVSDFYRFGTGLESADILAVRSSCEVEPEWLKLLEEIHQKPVFPVGQLPPMDYLGEEETGTWQWIKDWLDLQKRGSVVYVAFGSEAKPSQLELTEIALGLEQSGMPFFWVLKTRRGSSDKDKIELPDGFEESVKGRGVVCTSWVPQLRILAHDSVGGFLTHSGWTSVVEALSLERALILLTFLADQGVNARLLEEKKXGYTIPRSDWDGSFTGESVAESLRLVMVKEEGRIYREKAKEMKGVFVDAQLQDQYVENLLNYLTANRPKRCT